The DNA window CGGCCGGCAGCTCGATCAGCAGCACGCCCAGGCGCTCCCCCCACACCGTCAGCGGCAGGTAGAGCCGGCACGGGCCCTCATTGGCGGCGTCGCGTACCGGTTGCTGGCTGCTGAAACAGCGCTGCGCCACGGTGTGGCAGGCCAGGAAGCCGGCCGCCGGCAGGTCCGGGTCCAGCACCGGCCAGAGCCCGCTGATCCGGTAGTCGGCGACGAACACGTCGGTGCGCACCGCCCCCAGCGTCGAGCGGATCGCCCGGTCCGCGGCCTCCGCCAGCTGGTCGGGCGGGGCCTCGCGCAGCGCACGCGACACCACGTCCGGCGCGTCCACCATGGTCGTCCTCTCCAGAAGCTTGCTACAGGGCAAGCATCATACGGACGCCCACGGACAGGCCGTCGGCGCGGTCGTGGGGGTCAGTCGGTGCCGCGGGTCGCCAACACGCCGTGGAACGCGTCCGGCACCGATGCCGGCGGGCCGTCCGGCCGCCACCGGCTGACCGGGACGATGCCGTCCGTCGTCGGCGTCCACCGACCCAGCAGTGGCGCGAACGCGGCCGGCGCGCGCATCCGAAAGGCCGGCCCCATCATCGCCAGCGCCTCCGGATGATCGGCCAGCTCCTCGGTGTCGAAGTCCACCGCGAGCATGCTGCCCGGCGCTGCGGCGTCGTACAGCTCGTCGAGGGTGCGGGCCAGCGTGTCGTCGTCGAGGAACGCGGCCAGCCCGAGGAAGATCACCCCGACCGGCCTACGGCCCCAGCCCGGGACGAAGCGGTGCAGCTGCGCCGGGTCGACGGTGCCGATGTCGGTGGCGTCACCGTAGCCGTAGCCGGCCCGGTCGCTGCCGGCGAGGATGCGCTGCCCCAGCCGGATGGTGACCGGGTCGACGTCGGTGTAGAGCACGGTGGCCTCGGCGGCGACCTCGTGCACGTTGCCCATCGTGGGCACTCCCGCGCCGAAGACCAGGAACCCGTCGACGCCCTGCTCGGTGATGGCCCGCACCGCCCGGCCGAGAAAGGCCCGCAGCTCCCGGAACACCGGCGCGCGCGGCCCGTACGCCTGCTCGAACGCGGTCGCGGCGGCCACGTCGACCGGGAAGTGGTGATCACCGCCGAGCCAGAAGTCGATCACGCGGGCCGTGCTCGGCTGGTCCGGTTCACCCATCGACGACGCTCCCTCCCGGCTGGTCGTCGCCAGCGTACCGACCCGGAGGCTCTGGG is part of the Micromonospora cremea genome and encodes:
- a CDS encoding SAM-dependent methyltransferase; its protein translation is MGEPDQPSTARVIDFWLGGDHHFPVDVAAATAFEQAYGPRAPVFRELRAFLGRAVRAITEQGVDGFLVFGAGVPTMGNVHEVAAEATVLYTDVDPVTIRLGQRILAGSDRAGYGYGDATDIGTVDPAQLHRFVPGWGRRPVGVIFLGLAAFLDDDTLARTLDELYDAAAPGSMLAVDFDTEELADHPEALAMMGPAFRMRAPAAFAPLLGRWTPTTDGIVPVSRWRPDGPPASVPDAFHGVLATRGTD